In Penicillium oxalicum strain HP7-1 chromosome I, whole genome shotgun sequence, a single window of DNA contains:
- a CDS encoding Calcium/calmodulin-dependent protein kinase cmkA: protein MFNRLSGQPESYEKKSVSSPDGFAFSDCTETMIDMISPASSSPGPSTSSAEPLGRHLRNRSRGRDWDGKKVAIKIILKKNVRGNEGMVYDELEMLQKLKHPHIVSFVDWFESKDKFYIVTQLATGGELFDRICEYGKFTEKDASQTIRQVLDAVNYLHKRNIVPEVSPSPPVLLAPSVYLKPENLLYLTRDPDSELVLADFGIAKMLENPAEVLTSMAGSFGLILTLLQSDPQKRVTSEEALKHQWLTGESAGDRDPLPEIRAYIARARLRRGIEIVKLANRIEALKMHEEEDQEDIPSPMDMAAKNAEPAEASEANEANAEGVSPSPTTKKRSLSKIAKGAIFREVVLAKVRDAKENEEREKMEREAREKTSHHS from the exons ATGTTCAACAGGCTGTCTGGCCAGCCAGAAAGCTATGAGAAAAAGTCAGTTTCCTCCCCTGATGGCTTTGCGTTCAGCGATTGCACAGAAACAATGATTGACATGATTTCCCccgcttcctcttctccaggGCCCTCTACAAGTTCGGCCGAACCCTTGGGCCGGCACCTACGGAATCGTTCGCGAGGCAGAGACTGGGATGGCAAAAAGGTGGCAATCAAGATCATCTTGAAGAAAAATGTGCGCGGAAACGAGGGCATGGTCTACGATGAATTGGAGATGCTGCAAAAACTCAAACACCCTCACATTGTTTCCTTTGTCGATTGGTTCGAGTCCAAG GACAAATTCTACATTGTCACTCAGCTGGCCACAGGCGGAGAGCTGTTTGACCGCATCTGCGAGTATGGCAAGTTTACAGAGAAGGATGCCTCACAGACCATTCGCCAGGTGCTTGATGCTGTCAACTACCTTCACAAACGCAACATTGTCCCCGAGGTGAGTCCCAGTCCACCCGTGCTGTTGGCCCCATCTGTCT ACTTGAAGCCCGAGAATCTGTTGTATCTCACGCGTGACCCCGACTCGGAGCTCGTCCTGGCAGATTTCGGTATCGCCAAGATGCTGGAGAATCCCGCCGAAGTCCTCACCAGCATGGCCGGATCCTTTG GACTTATTCTCACCCTGCTGCAATCGGATCCCCAAAAGCGTGTGACCTCGGAGGAAGCGTTGAAGCACCAATGGCTGACCGGAGAATCCGCCGGTGACCGCGACCCGCTGCCCGAGATCCGTGCCTACATCGCCCGGGCTCGTCTGCGCCGCGGAATTGAGATTGTCAAGTTGGCCAACCGCATTGAAGCCCTCAAGATgcacgaagaggaagaccagGAGGACATTCCCAGTCCCATGGACATGGCGGCGAAGAATGCCGAGCCGGCGGAAGCCAGCGAGGCCAACGAGGCCAACGCCGAGGGtgtctctccttcccccaccaccaagaaGCGCAGTCTCAGCAAGATCGCCAAGGGAGCTATCTTCCGAGAGGTGGTCTTGGCCAAAGTTCGTGATGCCAAGGAGAATgaggagcgggagaaaaTGGAACGAGAGGCCCGGGAGAAGACTTCACATCATTCGTGA